The sequence CGCCCGCGGCGGCGTAGAACTGCATGTACGGGCTGACCGTCGTACCGATCAACGCGACCGCGAGCAGGATGAAGCTCTTGTTCGGCTCGATGTGCGGGACGACGAGGTGGTGGCCGACCGCGCCCCAGTCGGGGTGGCCGAGGATCATCGCGATCGGGTAGGCGAAGAAGGCCAGCGACATGATCAGGAAGATGCGTTCGGCCCAGTGGTAGGAGCCGAACAGGACCAGTGCCCACAGCAGGACCGCGGCAGGCGGGATGACCGCCCACTTCGGCACGCCGAGCAGTTCGAAGGCGGCGCCGATGCCCGCGAACTCGGACACGACGAGGCCGGTGTTGGCGAGCAGCAGGCAGGAGACGGCGAGCGCGGTCAGGCGCAGGCTGAACTGTTCGCGGATCAGGGCGCCGAGGCCCTTGCCCGTGTGAGCACCGAGGCGTACGGCCATCTCCTGCACCATCACCAGGGCGATGGTGACCAGCACCATGAAGAACAGGGTGCCGTAGGTGAACTGGGAGCCCGCCGAGGCGTAGGTGGCGATGCCGGCGGCGTCGTTGCCGGCGTTCGCGGCGACCAGTCCGGGTCCGGCGACCGCCGCGATCATGGTGAGGCGCCGCCAGCCGGTCCGGCGGGCGGGCGCGGGGGCCTGCGGTGCCGCGGTGGCGGTGTCGAGGTCGCGGGTCACTGCAGGAACCTCCGGAAGTGCAGCCGCCCGCGTTCGGGCAGCATCGCGTCGAGCAGGTCGTCGGCCAGGATCCGGCCGATCGGGCGGTCGGTGTCGTCGACCACCAGGAGTGAGGAGGCGCGGGCCGCGACCAGTTGGTCGGCGGCCTCGGAAAGGGAGGTGTCGGCGCGGACGGTGTCCGGCGGGCCGAACTGGGCGCGCCAGGCGACCAGGTCGGCGATCGGGGTCGCGTCCTCGGCCACCGCCAGGTCGAACAGCGCGATGTCGCACAGCAGCCGGTCCTCGCCGTCCACGACGGCGACGGCGTCGATCTCGGTGCGGTGCTCGGCCTGTTCGGCCAGCCGGGCGCGCACCTCGGCGACGGTCTCGTCCTGGCCGGCGGTGATCAGCAGCGTGGTCATGGCGCCGCCCGCGGTGCCCTCCCGGTGGGCCAGCAGCCGGCGCAGTTCCGCCGCCTCGCCCTTCGGCATCCGGCTGAGCAGGGCCTCACGCTCCTCGCCGGTGAGGTCGCGCAGGGCGTCGGTGGCCTCGTCGGGCTCCATCTCGTCCACCAGGCGGGCGGCGTGTTCCGGCTGGGCCTCGCGCAGCAGGTTCTGCAGCTCGGCCGGCTCCATCTCCTCCAGGGCGTCGGCGGCCTGCTCCGGTTCCAGCCAGCCCAGCAGCTGCTGGCGTTCGGCACGGCCGAGGTCTTCGAGGATGTCGGCGAGGTCGGCCGGGCGCAGCCGGTGCAGCGCCGCCCGGGAGGCGCGCAGCCGTACCTCGGCCGGGCCCTCGGTGGCCTGCTCGGCGAAGGGTGCTATGGCCTGCCAGTCCAGCACCCGCTCCGGGGTGGGGCGGGCCTGCCAGCGGCGCGGGCCGAGCCGGCGCAGCAGGGTGGGCAGCGAGACGTCGACCCCGACCAGGACGACCTGGTCGACCAGGGGTGCCAGGTACAGGTCGGCGGCGCGGGTGACCTGGACGCCGTCGACGTCGACCAGCTGATGGTCGAGCACGTCCTTGGCGAGCAGGACCTCGCCGGGGCGGCGGACGAAGTCGCGCAGGTCGACCCGGGCGGTGCGCAGCCGTATGTGGCCGGCGTGCACCTTGCCGACGGCGGTGGCCGGAAGGAAGGTGTGGCGGCGGCCGATGCGCAGGATGAGCCCGGTGACCGGCGGGTAGGAGTCGGTGCCGTAGAGCCGGGCGACGACGTCGACGACGCGGCCGACCTCGTCGCCCGACTGGTTGGTGGCCGGGCCGCCGATCAGCCCGGCGAGGGAGACCAGCGAGGTGCGGACAGCCTTGGAGGCGGTGGCGCGGCGCTCCAGATGGACCCGGCGGTCACGCAGCCGGGCCGAAGTGGACATGAGCAGAGTGTGGGCAGCCAAGATGAACACCCCCTTGCCCCGGTGTGACGGGGCGACGGGCGGCCCGTGGCAGCGCGCGTCCTCCCCGGGCCGGGGCACCGGGCACACCGGGCGCGCACAGGGCGCAGCCCGGCACACGGCCTGTCGGGCCGGGCCGGTGGCTGGGCGGGGGTCAGGGAAGGAAGGGCTGCTCCGGGCCACGGAAGGACGGCGCGGACAACACGAAGAGGGGCCGACTATGGCCCGGACTACTGTCCATGTCGCCTCCTCCCGGTCACGGCCGCGCAGAGAGTGTCGCGGTCCTGTGGCGGAGGGCAGCCGGAACCGGTTCGGTCCGGCGCACCCCTACTCGTCAGAGCTTTGGCACTCCACGGCGTGATCCCCTCGCGGGGAAGCCACCTGGGGTCACCCCTTGGGCCGGGGAGACCTGTCCTGATCCGGAGCGTCTCTCGACGGGTGGGATCAGTGGCCTGTGTCCGTGAAGACGCCTCACCGAACGAGGTGCCTTTCCTTTTCCGCACCTACGATACGCCCGCCGCGCGCCGCCTTTGCCCTGCATGACCGGCCCTTGACCTGCACACTACGGAACAGAGACAGAGTAACAACAGGGAGCTGCGCGTGGCCCCCGGCGGCCTTCCCGTCCCTGGCGGGCGACCGGAATCGCGAACTGCTTGGTGGGACACGGGTGTTCGGACGTAGGTTGTGCCGTGACCGATCCATGCCCTGGCCGAAAGATGGACTCGACTCATGACCGACCCCGTGGCGTCGCCCCAAGCAGCGATGCGCCAGAAGATCGACACGACGGTGCCGCACTCCGCCCGGATCTGGAACTACTGGCTCGGCGGCAAGGACAACTACCCCGTCGACGAGGCGGCGGGCGACGCGTACACCGCCGTCTTCCCCGGCATCGTCACGATCGCCCGCGGCAGCCGTGCCTTCCTGCGCCGCAGCATCACCCATCTGGTCGCCGAGGCGGGCATCCGGCAGTTCCTGGACATCGGCACCGGCCTGCCGACCGCGCAGAACACCCATGAGGTCGCGCAGGGGATCGCTCCCGAGACGCGGATCGTCTACGTCGACAACGACCCGATGGTCCTGGCCCACGCCCGCGCCCTGCTCTACTCGACCCCCGAGGGCGCCACCGCCTACATCGACGCCGATGTGACGGAACCGGACCGCATCCTCGCGGCCGCCGCCGACACGCTGGACCTCAGCCGCCCCACCGGACTCATCCTCAGCAACATCCTGGGCCACGTCGCCGACTACGGCCAGGCCCGCTCGATCGTCGCCCGGCTGCTGGACGCCCTGCCGTCGGGCAGCTACCTGGCCGTCAACGACGGCTCGCGCGGCATCGACCCCGTCTTCGAGCAGGCGCAGGACGCGTACAACAGCAGCGGCGCCGTGCCGTACAACCTGCGTACCGTGGACGAGATCACCGCGTTCTTCGACGGCCTCGAACTCGTCGAGCCCGGCGTCGTGTCGGTCACGCGGTGGCGTCCGGAGCCGGGTTCGTCCGCCCCGGAGATCGTCGCCGAGCACGGCGGCCTCGCCCGCAAGCCGTAACGCGGCGACAGCGCCGGCCGCCGCGCCTCCCGTACGGAGGCGCGGCGAAGCGGGCGTTGTCCGTGTGACGCCGCCCCCGTCAGTACACGTCCCGCACATAGCGCTTGTCGGCGGCGAGTTGCTTGATGTACGCGGCCGCCTCCGTCTCGTCCAGGCCACCGTGCACGGTGGCGATCTCGCGCAGGACCCGGTCGACGTCCTTGGCCATGCGGGAGGCGTCGCCGCAGACGTAGAAGTGGGCGCCGTCCTGGAGCCATGACCACAGCAGCGGGCCGTGTTCGCGCATCCGGTCCTGGACGTAGACCTTGGCGCGACGGTCGCGGGAGAAGGCGGTGTCCAGGCGGGTGAGCGTGCCCTCGCTCAGGAAGGCGGCCAGCTCCTGCTCGTAGTAGAAGTCGGTCGCCCGGTGCTGTTCGCCGAAGAACAGCCAGTTCGGGGCGCGGTGGCCGCGGGCCCGGCGGTCCTCGAGGAAGCCGATGAAGGGCGCGACGCCCGTGCCGGGGCCCACCATCACCGCCGGGGTGGCGGGGTCGGCCGGCGGGCGGAAGTGCGGCGCCCGCTGGACACGGACCGGCACCGGGGTGCCGGGCTCGGCGTCGGCGAGGAAGGGGGAGCACACGCCCTGGCGGGGGCGGCCGGCCAGGTTCTCGTAGCGGACGACGGAGACCGTCAGGGAGACCAGGTGGGGGTCGGTCAGGGGGCTGGACGATATGGAGTACAGCCGGGGTTGCAGCCGCCCCAGCACATCGGCCCACTCCTGCGCCCCGGCCCGGATGCCGAACTCGGCGACGACGTCGACGGCTTGGCGTCCCCAGGACCACTGCGCCAACTCGCCCTTGTTGTCCGGCCGGAGCAGCTTGCGCAGCTCGCGCGGGTCGCGGGTGCGGTCGGCGGCGAAGCGCAGCAGGTCGGGGGTGACCCGCGTGATGTCCAGGTGCCGTAGCAGTGCCTCGGCGAACGCCACCTCTCCGGCGCTCTTCAGCTGTACGGCCGCGTCCGCGGCGATGCCGGTGACGGCCAGCCATTCCGTCACCAGCTCCGGCTGGTTGACCGGGTGGACGGCCAGGGCGTCCCCGGCCTCGTAGACCAGGGGCATGTCGCCGTCGCGGCTGTCGAAGGTGAAGCGCCGGACCTCCTTGCCGGCGCCGGGCAGGCTCAGCAGGCGGTTGCCGGTGAGACGGGCGGTGACGGGGGCGGGACGGCCGGGCCGCGCGGAAGCAGCGGACGCCGAGGCCGCCGGGGTTGCGCGAACCGGATCAGGAGCCGGTGCGGGGGCTGTGGCGAGAGCCGGCCGGTCGGCGGGCCGCAACGCGGTGAGCACCTGGTCGAGCCAGGCCCCGGCCGCTGCCTCGTAGTCCGGTTCGCAGTCGGTGCGCGGGGCCAGCCGTGTCGCGTCCAGCTCCTCCATGCGCCGGTCCAGGCGGCGGCCGTGACCGCAGAAGTCGTCGTAGGAGGAGTCGCCGAAGGCGAGGACGGCGTAGCGCCTGCC comes from Streptomyces sp. FXJ1.172 and encodes:
- a CDS encoding NRAMP family divalent metal transporter; translated protein: MTRDLDTATAAPQAPAPARRTGWRRLTMIAAVAGPGLVAANAGNDAAGIATYASAGSQFTYGTLFFMVLVTIALVMVQEMAVRLGAHTGKGLGALIREQFSLRLTALAVSCLLLANTGLVVSEFAGIGAAFELLGVPKWAVIPPAAVLLWALVLFGSYHWAERIFLIMSLAFFAYPIAMILGHPDWGAVGHHLVVPHIEPNKSFILLAVALIGTTVSPYMQFYAAAGVVDRGAKPADYPLIRADAILGAVFACVISLTIIIATASAIGGTGPLDSAAQAAEALKPVAGRNAELLFALGLLGASALAGAVVPLSASYAIGEAAGVERSVSRSFRDAPLFLGLFTAQIVLGATVAMTPVDVIQLLIGTQVLQGLISPIVLVYLLVLTNRRSVLGPAANGPRYRVAATAVVVGVAAMSTILLVQTVADWFGLG
- a CDS encoding magnesium transporter MgtE N-terminal domain-containing protein, whose protein sequence is MSTSARLRDRRVHLERRATASKAVRTSLVSLAGLIGGPATNQSGDEVGRVVDVVARLYGTDSYPPVTGLILRIGRRHTFLPATAVGKVHAGHIRLRTARVDLRDFVRRPGEVLLAKDVLDHQLVDVDGVQVTRAADLYLAPLVDQVVLVGVDVSLPTLLRRLGPRRWQARPTPERVLDWQAIAPFAEQATEGPAEVRLRASRAALHRLRPADLADILEDLGRAERQQLLGWLEPEQAADALEEMEPAELQNLLREAQPEHAARLVDEMEPDEATDALRDLTGEEREALLSRMPKGEAAELRRLLAHREGTAGGAMTTLLITAGQDETVAEVRARLAEQAEHRTEIDAVAVVDGEDRLLCDIALFDLAVAEDATPIADLVAWRAQFGPPDTVRADTSLSEAADQLVAARASSLLVVDDTDRPIGRILADDLLDAMLPERGRLHFRRFLQ
- a CDS encoding SAM-dependent methyltransferase, coding for MTDPVASPQAAMRQKIDTTVPHSARIWNYWLGGKDNYPVDEAAGDAYTAVFPGIVTIARGSRAFLRRSITHLVAEAGIRQFLDIGTGLPTAQNTHEVAQGIAPETRIVYVDNDPMVLAHARALLYSTPEGATAYIDADVTEPDRILAAAADTLDLSRPTGLILSNILGHVADYGQARSIVARLLDALPSGSYLAVNDGSRGIDPVFEQAQDAYNSSGAVPYNLRTVDEITAFFDGLELVEPGVVSVTRWRPEPGSSAPEIVAEHGGLARKP